CCATCGAGAAACACACCCATGGCCTGGATTTCCGAAGTCGCCTCGGTGTGGAAATCCACGATTATGGCATCGGCCTGCTCGCCCAGTGGACAGGCGGCCACCGCCGCCTCGACGGCGCGGAACGGATCGTCGATGGGCGGCATGAACACCCGGCCCTGCGCATTGATGACCAGCACGCGGTGGCCATTGCGCCCTTCGACGAACATGGCGCCGCGCCCCGGCGTACCGGGTGGCATGTTGATGGGGCGGATCAACGTGGTTTCGCGCTCGATATAGCTCAGCGCCTCGCGCTGGTCGAAGGCGTGGTCACCCAGCGTCACGATATCGGCGCCGGCATTGCGGATGGCGTTGAAATGCGGCTCAGTCAGCCCCTTGCCGTGGCTGGCATTCTCGCCATTGACCACCACGAAATCAAAGCGATGGCGCTCGATAAGACCCGGCAGGCGTTCGTTGACGGCATCGCGCCCGGCGCGGCCCATGACATCGCCCAGAAACAGAAACCTCATGCGTCAGCGCCGAAATGGCGCACACCGGTCTCGGTGACGATGGCGTCGAGCGGCACATCATGCGGCTCGCGCGGAATACTCTCGAGCTCCTGGGCAGCGAAGGCCAGGCCGATCAGCTTCGGTTTCTTGGTCATGGAGGCCAGTGTCCGGTCATAATAGCCGCCACCATAGCCCAGCCGCGTGCCCGTGCCGTCAAAGCCGAGCAGTGGCATGATGACGATATCGGGCTCGGCCTTGGGCGCCAGTTCGGACGGGGCCAGCGTGCCGAAGCCCGATTCATAGAGCGAGGCGCCCTGCTCCCAGATGCGCAGGTCGAGCGGCTGCTCGGGCCCGAGCACCACAGGCAGGACCACGGTCTGGTTGCTGTCCATCAGCTTGACCAGGATGGGTTGGCAATCGAGCTCGTCGCGGATGCGCCAATAGGCGGCGACCACGTCGCTCGCCTGCAGCGCAATGCCGTCGAAGAAATGGCGGGCAGCGGCCTTGGCTGCCTCGGCGCGCTCTTCATGATCGAGCAAGGCCCGCGCCGCCCTGGCCCTCATCCGCAACGCTGCCTTGGCTTCCTCGATCATCTCGTCAACCATGGGGCGTACGCAACCTGCTCAAAACAATAGGTGCCGCCCTGGCCGTGGGATATGCGATCCCGGGAACCTACTTTACGCAGGTGGGCGCCGTTTGTCCGAGCCCACGGGCCCGGTCAGGGACAGCTCCCTTAGGATCGATAAGGCCCCGGGGATATTGGTATCCATCACGCACCGGGCAGCAGCCAAGATATAGGCGCTTTGGCCGGCGGTGCAAAGGGTGCGTTAGAGGAGATCGAACCAGTCCTGGTTTTGGTGGAATATGCGCTGAATAACGATGCCGCCTTCGACCGTCTGATAGACCAGAAGATGGGCGCCAAAATACCTTACACGCAGCGGGATCGAGCTCCCGGTGCGCTCCGGAGACGCCAGCGGGTGATCGGCCGCAAACTGGGCGGCATTCAGCATGAACGCAAAATACCGCTCGGCGGCGCGCGGACCAAACTGGTCCAAGCTCGATTGATAGAGTGCGTCAGCATCATTGAGAGCCTGCTCCGAGAAGCGATAGCCCATCAGGCAGCATCCGGCTTATCGATACCCGCCTTGCGGCGGACCCTGTCAAAGATTTCTTCCGGTGTGAGAGGACTGACACCGCTATCTATGCCCTCCTGCACCAGCCGCTCGAATTCCGCTTTCTTGGCCGCCCGCTCCTGATCCCGGCGCACGAGGTCGCGGACATAGTCGCTGGCATTGCCGTAGCGACCGGTCTGGACCTGGTCTTCCACCCACTGTTTCATCTTGTCGGGCAGGGAAACATTCATCGTGGCCATGGCGGGTCTCCTTCTCGGTCCCCTTGACTATAGGTATTTTGGCAAACTTTGCCAACAATTCGCGTCATCGGCCCGTCATCGCCCCTGCCTAGGCTGGAACCGTTCCAAGGAGAACGACGCCATCCATTGCTGTTGAAGGGGCAATCCAGATGACCGACCAATCCCGCTTGTTCAAGACTTCCCAGCTCGAAGCGGCCGATGCCGAGCCGCGCAATGCCACATCCAATCCCACTATGGGCGAACTGATCAGCGCGCGCTTCTCGCGCCGCGGCTTCCTGCAGGGCTCGCTGGCCGTATCGGCCATTGCCGCCACGGTCAGCCCGCTGGCTTTGCTCAGCGCCCGCGATGCCCGGGCCCAGGAAGGCGGCTCGGCCTTTTCGTTCACCGAAGTGGAAGCCGGTATCGACGAGACCCATCACGTCGCCGAAGGCTATGATGCCGATATCCTGCTGCGCTGGGGCGATGGCCTGTTCCCCGACGCACCCGAATTCGATCCGACGGCACAGACGCCGGCGGCCCAGGCGCGCCAGTTCGGCTACAATAACGACTATGTCGGCTATATCCCGCTCGAGGGTTCGTCCGAGCATGGCCTGCTGGTCGTGAACCATGAATATACCAATCCGCACCTGATGTTCCCCGGCCTGGTCACGCTGGTCGAGGGCGCGTTGACGCTCAACCCGCTCAGCAAGGAGCAGGTGGATATCGAAATGGCCGCCCATGGCGGCACCGTGGTCGAAATCCGGAAGGTCGACGGCAAGTGGCAAGTGGTCAGGGATGGCCAGTATAACCGCCGCATCACCGCCGATACCGAGATGGAACTGACCGGCCCCGCCGCCGGCCATGACCGGCTCAAGACCAATGCCGATGCCACCGGCACCAAGGTATTCGGCACCATCAACAATTGCGCCGGCGGCGTCACGCCCTGGGGCACCTACATCATGGCCGAGGAAAACATTCACGGCTATTTCGGCGGCGAACTGCCCGCCGACCATCGCGAAGCCGCCAATTACGACCGCTTCGGCATTCCCGAAGGCTCCTATGAATGGGCCAGTTTCTACGACCGCTTCGACGTCTCCAAGGAGCCCAACGAGCCCAACCGCTTCGGCTATATCGTCGAAGTGGACGTGATGGACCCCAATTCCATGCCCAAGAAGCGCACTGCCTTGGGCCGCTTCAAGCATGAAGGCGCCGAATCCATCGTGGCGGCCGACGGTCGCGTGGTCTTCTACCTGGGCGACGACGAGCGCTTCGACTACGTCTACAAGTTCGTCACCTCGGGCACCTACAATCCCGACGACCGCGCCGCCAATATGGACCTGCTCGACGAGGGCACGCTCTACGTCGCCAAATTCGCCGAGGACGGCTCCCTGCAATGGATGCCGCTCGTTCATGGCGAAGGCCCGCTGACCGAGGACAACGGCTTTGCCAGCCAGGCCGACGTCATCATCGAAACCCGCCACGCCGCCGACCTGCTCGGCGCCACCAAGATGGACCGCCCCGAAGACATCCAGCCCAATGGCGTCAACGGCAAGGTCTATGTGATGCTGACCAACAATACCCGCCGCGAAGCCGACCAGGTGGATGCCGCCAATCCGCGTGCGGAAAATGCCTTCGGCCACATCATCGAGATCGCCGAGGCCGATGGCGATTTCGCCGCCACATCAGGCACCTGGGAAGTGCTGCTCCAGTGCGGCGACCCCGCCATCGCCGAGGTGGGCGCCACCTTCTCCAGCGCCACGACAGAGAACGGCTGGTTCGGCATGCCCGACAATTGCGCCGTGGATTCACTGGGCCGGCTCTGGGTTTCGACCGACGGCAACAATCCCTCCGATACCGGCCGCACCGATGGCCTCTGGGCGGTAGACACCGAGGGCGCGGCCCGCGCCACGTCCAAGCTGTTCTTCCGCGTGCCGGTCGGCGCCGAAATGTGCGGCCCGCTCTTCACCCCGGATGATGAGACCGCCTTCGTGGCGGTGCAGCACCCGGCCGATGGCGGCGACGACTGGGATGGCTTCGGCCGGGTCTCCTATTACGAGGACCTGTCGACGCGCTGGCCCGACTTCGACGACGCCATGCCGACGCGGCCTTCCGTGGTGGTGATCACCCGGCAAGGCGGCGGCAAGATCGCCGTCTGACGCAATTGAACGGAGCCGTCGCCCGAGGGCGGCGGCTCAATCGACCCCGCGCGACTTGTTTCCGGCCCGGCTGATCGCCAATATCGTGTTGTCCGGAGACAACCGATGTTTGCCCAGATCCTGATCGTCATCATCGTCGCCATCGTCATTTCCGCGCTGGCCGAGCGGCGCAATGTGCAGCCGGCGCTGCTGGTGGCCATAGTGGGGCTGGTCGCTTCCTTCATCCCCGGCATGCCGCGACTGGAGCTGGAGCCCGAAATCATCCTTGGCGTGGTGCTGCCGCCCATGCTGTTCTCGGCCGCCAGCGGCTTCTCCTTCTCCAGCTTTGCCCGGCGCCTGGGTTCCATTGTCAATCTCGGCGTCTTCATGGTGTTCGGCACCACGGCCCTGGTCGACATCGTTGCTGTCACGGTTCTGCCCGAACTCGGCCCGGCGGCGGCGATCGTGCTGGGCGCGGTGCTCGCTCCACCTGATGCCGTCACTGCCATCACCATCGGCCGCAAAGCCGGCCTGCCGGTGGCGCTGATGACCGTGCTCAAGGGCGAGAGCCTGATCAATGACGCTGCCGCATTGACATTGTTTGCCGTCGCCGTGGCTGCCGCAGCCGGCACGCATGCCTTCATCGACAGCACGCCGCTCTATTTCCTTTATGCCGCCGTGGTCGGGATCATCCTGGGCATACTGATCGGCAACCTGGCGCAACTGGCGCGCCGCAAACTGGGCAATCCGTCGCTGGCGACCGCCGTGTCGGTCATCGTGCCCTTTGCCGCCTATCTGCTGGCCGAGGAAATCCATGCCTCGGGCGTGCTGGCAGTGGTCGCGGCCGGTTTCGCCCTGGGGCATCATTCGGCCGAATCCGGCTATGAGGAGCGCATCCAGGAGCGGCAATTCTGGCGCACCATCGATACGCTGCTCGAAACCTTCGTCTTTGCCTATATCGGCCTGCAACTGCGCTTCGTCATCACCGACGCCATCGAGGCCGGCTACGATATGTGGCGACTGGCCGGCGCGGCCGCCGCCATT
This sequence is a window from Devosia ginsengisoli. Protein-coding genes within it:
- a CDS encoding TIGR00282 family metallophosphoesterase; the encoded protein is MRFLFLGDVMGRAGRDAVNERLPGLIERHRFDFVVVNGENASHGKGLTEPHFNAIRNAGADIVTLGDHAFDQREALSYIERETTLIRPINMPPGTPGRGAMFVEGRNGHRVLVINAQGRVFMPPIDDPFRAVEAAVAACPLGEQADAIIVDFHTEATSEIQAMGVFLDGKVSLVVGTHTHIPTADHRVLRGGTALMADAGMCGDFDSIIGTESDEPLNRFLTGIPNGRFTPAEGEATLCGVAVETDPRTGLALKVLPLRIGGSLAQAEPDFGDG
- a CDS encoding 5-formyltetrahydrofolate cyclo-ligase produces the protein MVDEMIEEAKAALRMRARAARALLDHEERAEAAKAAARHFFDGIALQASDVVAAYWRIRDELDCQPILVKLMDSNQTVVLPVVLGPEQPLDLRIWEQGASLYESGFGTLAPSELAPKAEPDIVIMPLLGFDGTGTRLGYGGGYYDRTLASMTKKPKLIGLAFAAQELESIPREPHDVPLDAIVTETGVRHFGADA
- a CDS encoding type II toxin-antitoxin system RelE/ParE family toxin, with the translated sequence MGYRFSEQALNDADALYQSSLDQFGPRAAERYFAFMLNAAQFAADHPLASPERTGSSIPLRVRYFGAHLLVYQTVEGGIVIQRIFHQNQDWFDLL
- a CDS encoding type II toxin-antitoxin system ParD family antitoxin, translating into MATMNVSLPDKMKQWVEDQVQTGRYGNASDYVRDLVRRDQERAAKKAEFERLVQEGIDSGVSPLTPEEIFDRVRRKAGIDKPDAA
- a CDS encoding PhoX family protein encodes the protein MTDQSRLFKTSQLEAADAEPRNATSNPTMGELISARFSRRGFLQGSLAVSAIAATVSPLALLSARDARAQEGGSAFSFTEVEAGIDETHHVAEGYDADILLRWGDGLFPDAPEFDPTAQTPAAQARQFGYNNDYVGYIPLEGSSEHGLLVVNHEYTNPHLMFPGLVTLVEGALTLNPLSKEQVDIEMAAHGGTVVEIRKVDGKWQVVRDGQYNRRITADTEMELTGPAAGHDRLKTNADATGTKVFGTINNCAGGVTPWGTYIMAEENIHGYFGGELPADHREAANYDRFGIPEGSYEWASFYDRFDVSKEPNEPNRFGYIVEVDVMDPNSMPKKRTALGRFKHEGAESIVAADGRVVFYLGDDERFDYVYKFVTSGTYNPDDRAANMDLLDEGTLYVAKFAEDGSLQWMPLVHGEGPLTEDNGFASQADVIIETRHAADLLGATKMDRPEDIQPNGVNGKVYVMLTNNTRREADQVDAANPRAENAFGHIIEIAEADGDFAATSGTWEVLLQCGDPAIAEVGATFSSATTENGWFGMPDNCAVDSLGRLWVSTDGNNPSDTGRTDGLWAVDTEGAARATSKLFFRVPVGAEMCGPLFTPDDETAFVAVQHPADGGDDWDGFGRVSYYEDLSTRWPDFDDAMPTRPSVVVITRQGGGKIAV
- a CDS encoding cation:proton antiporter yields the protein MFAQILIVIIVAIVISALAERRNVQPALLVAIVGLVASFIPGMPRLELEPEIILGVVLPPMLFSAASGFSFSSFARRLGSIVNLGVFMVFGTTALVDIVAVTVLPELGPAAAIVLGAVLAPPDAVTAITIGRKAGLPVALMTVLKGESLINDAAALTLFAVAVAAAAGTHAFIDSTPLYFLYAAVVGIILGILIGNLAQLARRKLGNPSLATAVSVIVPFAAYLLAEEIHASGVLAVVAAGFALGHHSAESGYEERIQERQFWRTIDTLLETFVFAYIGLQLRFVITDAIEAGYDMWRLAGAAAAIFVATVAIRFGWVFITAFIARRRRAAAVRRPARIARPGRRERPPSPPPLTWKENVVLSWTGMRGVVTLAAAAGVPLVTASGADFQGREAILSLAFLVTIATLLIQGLTLPWLIKRLDLTNPDDGKHIAEQHALAVKIADKATLEALAEYRVAHEAPSSRRLVDIMAKRATHNAEAEPAIPAFDQAEALALGNILLEARRKQLIAARDARELDDTVLRDMLEQMDLEQAFMDSLGKEP